A window of Desulfobulbus oralis genomic DNA:
GCGCTGCCCTTCATGAAAAACATCCGGTCGAGGAAGGCGCAGAGCGCGCCGTTGGGCCCCGCATAGTAGACGGGCGAGCCGACCACCAGGCCCTCCGCCGACCTGAGCTTGTCGATGGCCTCGTTGACACTGTCGTCGGTGAACACGCAGTGCCCGCTCTCCGCGCACTTGCCGCAGGCGATGCAGCCGGCAATGGGTTTGACGCCGATGTGGATGATTTCGCTCTCGATGCCCTTTTTTTTCAACTGCACCGCCACGGTGGACAGGGCGGTGAAGGTGCAGCCCCTGGCATGCGGGCTGCCGTTGATCATCAAGACAGACATGGCTTGCTCCCTGGTTTGTGGTTCTTTACATTCGGAAAGCCGCTGCAGCGGCTTGGGCCATTTCGAAAAAATCCAGCAGGATCCGTGCAGTCTCGGGCAAAACCTTGCACTGCTCTGCGGACTGTGGCCCGCGCCCGGGATGACGCGGCTTCTGAAATCCGGACAGCAGGCGGCCAGATGCGCCACCTCCTCCGGCAGGACCAGGTCGTCCTTTTCGCCGTACAGCAGGAGAAAGGGCATGCGGAGGCGGGCCAGATCGGTGGGCGAAAAATCGGGGTATCGCATGCAGCTTTCGATGGTCTGCCGGAACATCCTGCGCCAGTCGCCCCTGTGGGCGGCCTGATGCTGTGCCTCGAGGTGCGCAAAAAAGGCCGAATGCCGGGCGCGCTCCGCCCGCTCCGGCGCGAGTCTGTCCAGATAGC
This region includes:
- a CDS encoding flavodoxin family protein, which gives rise to MSVLMINGSPHARGCTFTALSTVAVQLKKKGIESEIIHIGVKPIAGCIACGKCAESGHCVFTDDSVNEAIDKLRSAEGLVVGSPVYYAGPNGALCAFLDRMFFMKGSAYAFKPAACVVNCRRGGASAAFDRLNKYFTINRMPVVSSQYWNATHGRRPEEQAHDLEGLQIMRTLGDNMAWLIRCIAAGRAAGIKPPEMEPWQPTHFIMQ